From a region of the Salmo trutta chromosome 10, fSalTru1.1, whole genome shotgun sequence genome:
- the LOC115201634 gene encoding vacuolar protein sorting-associated protein 26A, with protein MSFLGGLFGPVCEIDVLLNDAETRKTAELKTEDGKVEKNYLFYDGESVSGKVNLNVRQTGKRLEHQGIRIEFVGQIELFSDKSNTHEFVNLVKELALPGELTQNRSYDFEFTQVEKPYESYVGTNVRLRYFLKVTVMRRLSDLVKEYELIVHQLATYPDVNNSIKMEVGIEDCLHIEFEYNKSKYHLKDVIVGKIYFLLVRIKIQHMELQLIKKEMTGIGPSTTTETDTVAKYDIMDGAPVKGESIPIRLFLAGYDLTATMRDVNKKFSVRYFLNLVLVDEEDRRYFKQQEVVLWRKAPEKIRKRNFQRYESPEPRPALTAEQQPEM; from the exons ATG AGTTTCCTGGGTGGTTTATTTGGTCCCGTGTGTGAAATTGATGTCCTACTCAATGATGCAGAGACTAGGAAGACCGCAGAACTCAAAACAGAGGATGGAAAAGTGGAGAAGAACTACCTTTTTTATGACGGAGAATCTGTCTCTGGGAAG GTGAATCTCAATGTGAGGCAGACGGGCAAGAGACTAGAACACCAGGGGATTCGAATTGAGTTTGTTGGGCAGATTG AGCTCTTCAGTGATAAAAGCAACACACATGAGTTTGTGAACCTGGTGAAGGAGCTTGCCCTGCCAGGGGAGTTGACCCAGAACCGAAGCTACGACTTTGAGTTTACGCAGGTGGAGAAGCCCTATGAATCTTACGTTGGAACCAATGTCCGACTGAG ATATTTCCTCAAAGTGACAGTAATGAGGAGACTGTCTGATCTGGTGAAAGAGTATGAGCTCATTGTCCATCAGCTGGCTACTTACCCTGATGTGAATAATTCCATTAAAATGGAAGTTGGCATTGAAGACTGTCTACATATAGAGTTTGAATACAACAAGTccaa ATACCACTTGAAAGATGTCATTGTGGGTAAAATCTATTTCCTTCTGGTGAGAATCAAAATCCAGCACATGGAACTTCAGTTGATAAAGAAGGAGATGACTGGAATAG GGCCTAGCACAACTACAGAGACGGACACTGTTGCCAAGTATGACATAATGGATGGCGCCCCTGTGAAAG GAGAGTCCATTCCCATCCGTCTGTTTCTGGCTGGCTACGACCTGACAGCCACCATGAGGGACGTCAACAAGAAGTTCTCTGTGCGGTACTTCCTTAACCTGGTGCTGGTggatgaggaggacaggagatACTTCAAACAGCAG GAGGTCGTTCTCTGGAGGAAAGCTCCTGAGAAAATAAGGAAAAGGAACTTCCAACGCTACGAGTCGCCGGAGCCACGTCCGGCCCTTACTGCTGAGCAGCAACCCGAAATGTGA